One segment of bacterium DNA contains the following:
- the ppdK gene encoding pyruvate, phosphate dikinase translates to MGKYVYFFGGGKADGDGSMKELLGGKGAGLAEMVKLNIPVPAGFTITTEVCTYYYKHNKQLPEGLIDEVKKNLSEIENIMGSKFGDPKNPLLVSVRSGARKSMPGMMETVLNIGLCSATIPGLIKKTNNPRFVYDAYRRLIMMYSDVVMEKAAGREPEEGKGIRVQLDKMMEELKESKGYKADTDLTAEDLKDLCEKFKKRVKEVIGEEFPDDAWEQLMGGIKAVFQSWNGKRAVAYRRIEGIPDDWGTAVNVQAMVFGNMGETSATGVAFTRNPATGENKFYGEWLVNAQGEDVVAGIRTPNPLNNETKNEQNRHLKSLEEAMPNVYKELCNIRTTLERHFKDMQDIEFTIQEGRLWMLQCRVGKRTGTAALNMAMDMLAEGLIDEKTAIMRLSPSQIDELLHPLVDPSVEAKTKPLAKGLPAGPGGASGHIVFTADDAVKWAKNGKKVILVREETNPEDVEGMRAAQGILTGRGGMTSHAALVARGWGKCCIVGCGALKIDVHNKKLTVEGKEFKEGDIFTLNGTKGYVYSGELPMIDATENPRFKEFMNIARSIKKLGIRANADTPEDAKNAIAFGAEGIGLFRTEHMFYGKGSEEPLFRLRKMIISRTEEERKAALDELMPYVKKDIKATLEVMNGFPVTIRLLDPPLHEFVPKREDEQTKLANSLGISMEEFKKRADVLHETNPMMGHRGVRLGITYPEVTEMQIRAIFEATAELIKEGKKALPEIMVPVVCTVEELKHQKKIVEKVYKEVCEKYGLDKIEYLYGTMIEIPRAALTANKIAQEAEFFSFGTNDLTQMGFGFSRDDIGGFVPAYLDNKILKEDPFQVLDQEGIGELVNIGIQRGRATRPNLKVGICGEHGGEAESVKFCHRAGMNYVSCSPFRIPIAILAAAQAVVEEGKKS, encoded by the coding sequence ATGGGGAAATATGTATATTTTTTTGGAGGGGGTAAGGCAGATGGCGATGGAAGTATGAAGGAGCTTTTAGGTGGGAAAGGAGCAGGACTTGCAGAGATGGTAAAACTAAATATACCTGTTCCTGCTGGTTTTACTATTACAACAGAAGTTTGTACATATTATTATAAGCATAATAAACAACTTCCAGAGGGATTGATAGATGAAGTAAAGAAAAACTTATCAGAAATAGAGAATATTATGGGTTCTAAATTCGGAGACCCCAAAAATCCTTTACTTGTTTCTGTCCGTTCTGGTGCAAGAAAATCAATGCCAGGAATGATGGAAACAGTACTCAATATAGGGCTCTGTTCTGCCACAATTCCAGGGCTCATTAAAAAAACAAATAATCCGAGATTTGTGTATGATGCCTATAGACGGTTAATTATGATGTATTCAGATGTCGTTATGGAGAAAGCAGCAGGAAGAGAACCAGAAGAAGGTAAGGGCATAAGAGTTCAATTAGATAAAATGATGGAAGAATTAAAAGAAAGTAAGGGATATAAGGCAGATACAGACCTTACAGCAGAAGACCTGAAAGACCTGTGTGAGAAGTTTAAAAAGAGGGTAAAAGAGGTTATTGGAGAGGAATTTCCTGATGATGCATGGGAACAACTTATGGGTGGAATCAAAGCGGTATTTCAGTCATGGAATGGTAAAAGAGCAGTTGCCTATAGAAGGATTGAAGGTATTCCTGATGACTGGGGGACTGCTGTTAATGTTCAGGCAATGGTCTTTGGTAATATGGGTGAGACATCTGCTACTGGTGTTGCATTTACAAGAAACCCAGCAACAGGAGAAAATAAGTTTTATGGAGAATGGCTTGTGAATGCACAGGGAGAAGATGTTGTAGCAGGTATAAGAACTCCTAATCCGCTAAATAATGAGACAAAGAATGAACAGAACAGACACCTGAAATCTCTTGAAGAAGCAATGCCGAATGTTTATAAAGAACTATGCAATATAAGGACAACTCTTGAAAGACACTTTAAAGATATGCAGGATATAGAGTTTACGATACAGGAAGGACGTTTATGGATGTTGCAGTGTCGTGTAGGTAAAAGGACAGGAACAGCGGCATTGAATATGGCAATGGATATGCTTGCGGAAGGGCTTATAGATGAAAAAACTGCTATTATGCGATTGTCTCCTTCTCAGATAGATGAACTGCTTCATCCTCTCGTTGACCCTTCAGTGGAAGCAAAGACAAAACCACTTGCAAAAGGATTACCTGCAGGTCCTGGCGGTGCTTCTGGACATATTGTATTTACAGCAGATGACGCAGTGAAATGGGCAAAGAATGGTAAAAAAGTCATCCTTGTAAGAGAAGAAACAAACCCTGAAGACGTAGAAGGAATGAGAGCAGCACAGGGTATACTTACGGGTAGAGGAGGAATGACCAGCCATGCAGCACTTGTAGCGAGGGGCTGGGGTAAGTGTTGTATAGTGGGCTGTGGTGCTTTGAAAATAGATGTACATAACAAAAAACTTACAGTTGAAGGCAAAGAATTTAAGGAAGGTGATATATTTACACTCAATGGAACAAAGGGTTATGTCTATTCAGGGGAACTCCCTATGATTGATGCAACAGAGAACCCGAGATTTAAAGAGTTTATGAATATAGCGCGTTCTATAAAAAAATTAGGTATAAGAGCAAATGCAGATACGCCTGAAGATGCTAAAAATGCTATTGCTTTTGGGGCAGAAGGAATAGGGCTTTTCAGAACAGAACATATGTTTTATGGAAAGGGTTCTGAAGAACCTCTTTTCCGTTTAAGAAAGATGATTATATCCAGAACAGAAGAGGAGAGGAAAGCAGCACTGGATGAATTGATGCCGTATGTAAAAAAGGATATTAAGGCAACTTTAGAGGTTATGAATGGCTTTCCTGTAACTATAAGATTGCTTGACCCACCATTACATGAATTTGTTCCAAAGAGAGAAGATGAACAGACAAAACTGGCAAATAGTTTGGGTATTTCAATGGAAGAATTTAAGAAAAGAGCGGATGTACTTCACGAGACCAATCCTATGATGGGACACAGGGGAGTTCGGCTGGGAATTACCTATCCTGAAGTAACAGAGATGCAGATAAGGGCTATATTTGAAGCAACTGCTGAACTTATAAAAGAGGGTAAAAAGGCACTGCCTGAGATTATGGTTCCTGTGGTATGTACTGTGGAAGAACTCAAACATCAGAAAAAAATAGTTGAAAAGGTATATAAAGAGGTTTGTGAGAAATATGGACTGGATAAAATAGAATATCTTTATGGAACAATGATAGAGATACCGAGGGCTGCACTTACTGCTAATAAAATTGCTCAGGAAGCAGAATTCTTCTCTTTTGGAACTAATGACCTTACACAGATGGGGTTTGGCTTCTCAAGGGATGATATAGGCGGTTTTGTTCCTGCCTATCTGGATAATAAAATTCTTAAAGAAGACCCATTCCAGGTACTTGACCAGGAAGGTATAGGGGAACTGGTTAATATCGGTATTCAGAGGGGTAGGGCAACCAGACCAAATCTGAAGGTAGGTATCTGTGGAGAGCATGGAGGTGAAGCAGAATCAGTAAAGTTCTGTCATAGAGCCGGTATGAACTATGTGAGTTGTTCTCCATTCAGAATTCCCATTGCAATCCTTGCTGCTGCGCAGGCAGTAGTAGAGGAAGGTAAGAAGTCCTGA
- a CDS encoding porin family protein — protein MKKILFCLAVAGLIIGMATFASAAVQQGDTTLTFNAGYSYLDIADGATSSWDITGRIALGKFLTNNFQLEGILNATKGEMYESLEYTYGAVLIRPNFHFATEGATVPYIGAAAGFFFYDIEDESDTNFIWGGQVGLKQFIRDNVFIQMEASYLMTEMMDEELNIFKILFGLGFKL, from the coding sequence ATGAAAAAGATATTATTCTGTTTAGCGGTTGCAGGGTTGATAATAGGAATGGCTACATTTGCATCAGCAGCGGTTCAACAGGGAGATACAACCCTAACATTCAATGCAGGATATAGTTATTTAGATATCGCTGATGGAGCAACCAGTAGCTGGGATATTACAGGAAGGATTGCTTTAGGAAAATTCCTGACTAACAACTTCCAGCTGGAAGGGATTTTAAATGCTACCAAAGGTGAAATGTATGAATCGCTTGAATATACATACGGAGCTGTTCTTATCAGACCTAACTTTCATTTTGCCACTGAAGGAGCAACCGTTCCCTATATAGGGGCAGCAGCTGGTTTCTTCTTCTACGATATTGAAGATGAAAGCGATACAAACTTCATCTGGGGAGGTCAGGTAGGTCTGAAACAGTTTATAAGAGATAATGTATTCATCCAGATGGAAGCATCATATCTTATGACAGAGATGATGGATGAAGAGTTAAACATCTTTAAGATTCTATTTGGATTGGGATTTAAACTCTAA
- a CDS encoding VWA domain-containing protein has product MDIRKNLLKVVTGMVIFFMVVCYSAESKPVIQVAILLDTSSSMEGLINQARAYIWKMVNEFAKASKNGETPELQVALFEYGNNNLSAEEGWVRLIVPFTTDIDRIAEELFALTTNGGTECCGYVIKEAVEKLQWNKTNDDYKVIFIAGNEPFTQGYIDYKESCKNAIKKGIIVNTIYCDDYHTGVTSGWKDGADIADGVYSCIDQNKSIVSIKTPYDERIAKFGQELNSTYIAYGKQGSSGKKRQEKLEIIAEKNSKEGFLSRQVAKTSVHYNNTDWDLVDAYNQHNVEIEKLNKEELPVEMRNMSIKEQRTYIESISKQREEIKKKINEMGIQREKYIAEEMARISGDTDTFDKVLIKTIKTQAEKKHFTFN; this is encoded by the coding sequence ATGGATATAAGAAAAAATCTTTTAAAGGTAGTAACAGGAATGGTTATTTTCTTTATGGTTGTGTGCTACAGCGCAGAGAGTAAACCAGTTATACAGGTTGCAATTTTACTTGATACAAGTAGTAGTATGGAAGGACTCATTAATCAGGCAAGGGCATATATCTGGAAAATGGTTAATGAATTTGCTAAGGCATCAAAGAATGGAGAAACGCCAGAACTGCAGGTGGCTCTTTTTGAATATGGTAATAACAATCTATCTGCAGAAGAGGGATGGGTACGACTTATTGTCCCATTTACTACAGACATTGATAGAATTGCAGAAGAACTATTTGCATTAACAACCAATGGGGGAACTGAATGTTGTGGATATGTAATAAAAGAAGCAGTAGAAAAACTGCAGTGGAACAAAACAAATGATGATTACAAAGTTATATTTATAGCGGGAAATGAACCATTTACTCAGGGATATATTGACTACAAAGAGTCCTGTAAGAATGCTATAAAGAAAGGAATTATAGTAAATACCATTTACTGTGATGATTATCATACAGGTGTTACCTCTGGTTGGAAAGATGGTGCAGATATTGCAGATGGTGTATATTCCTGTATAGACCAGAATAAATCTATTGTTTCTATTAAAACACCTTATGATGAAAGGATAGCAAAATTCGGACAGGAATTGAATAGTACATATATCGCTTATGGAAAACAGGGAAGTTCAGGAAAGAAAAGGCAGGAAAAACTTGAAATAATAGCAGAGAAAAATTCCAAGGAAGGTTTTTTATCAAGGCAGGTTGCCAAAACATCAGTACATTACAATAATACCGATTGGGACCTTGTAGATGCATACAATCAGCATAATGTGGAGATTGAAAAACTAAATAAGGAAGAACTGCCTGTAGAAATGAGAAATATGAGTATTAAAGAACAGAGAACATATATAGAATCTATAAGCAAACAAAGAGAAGAAATCAAAAAGAAAATAAATGAGATGGGTATACAAAGGGAGAAATACATCGCAGAGGAAATGGCAAGGATATCTGGAGATACTGATACATTTGATAAAGTGCTTATAAAAACAATAAAGACACAGGCAGAGAAAAAACATTTCACGTTTAACTAA